The sequence TTCTTAGGCGGTACATTTCTCTCTATGAGTTTATATCCAGAGGGGATGTGTAGAGTTGCACACCTTTTAAGGCACATGGAAGCGCAAATCCCTGTAATACTCATCTTTTTGCGTTTTTGCACGAATATTTGCAATCAACTAGAATTTTTTACGTTAttcttgtagcagcataaacattccccatagatgtacggggaatgctgctggagtgacagtactTGGCCAGGTATAAATCCggctcgttccggtaacgtagaaccaactgtcggGATgacgcattttttttgtttggtatctACCGCCTGCTACGAAATGGTTGGCTTCgcatcaaataaacaaaaataacaaattcctTTTCCAATCTGaatattttccacaacaaaaactgcattaatattttttattttattttattggcatttgcatatatgtatatgtatataaagaataatttacaaaaaattaaaaatatatatttaacagATTTAtctcacaaatatttttaaaatataattaaatgtagAAACGAATTTGCATATTGAAATTGAATACTTCAAAGCTGCATAAGAATTGTTTTGGTAGACTTTAAAAATCAAttagaaaagaaatttaatagaaaatgaaaattaataaaaaacaagaaaattagaaaaaaaagaaaatttactcgtatttgaaaagattaaaattcataaaaaataaaaattaactaaaaaaacgaaaattaatgaaaaaaaaaaattaattaaaaaaagaaaattaattttaaaaaatttaataaaaaaagaaaattagttaaaaaccaaaattaataaaaaaaagaaaattattcaaaaaataaattaattattgtacaaaaagtcaattaattaaaaaaaagaaaattcaaaaaaactatattaattaaaaaaagaaaattagttcagaaagaaaattaatttaaaaagaaaataaattacaaaaaacagaaaattaattttaaaaacaaattaattaaaaaggaaaattaattaaaaaaagaaaattaattaaaaaaatggaatttaaaaaaatttattaaaaaaaaaattaatcaaaaacgaaaataaattaaaaaaaagaaaattattgtaattaaaaacaaagaaaattaattaatacagggtggctgatgaaagccgctaccaaaaaaaaaaattgaataactttttttctttttaagttatctgttccatttttgttttaatttgcagattgatctttaaaatttattaaaatggataactgggacacgcaaacaagaatttggatagtccgccgctatcacgcactggagtccgtagttttggtacagagagagtacaggcggatgtttggcggcgatcccccgagcagatggaccataatgagactggtgaataattttgctgagcaaggaacagtcgcaagaaggccttatcatcgaaacccaccagttcggacggaggaaacgatcgctgttgtagctgcagctatacaaagcaatccaagggtttcaacaagaagcttatctgctcaacttggtgtcagccgacagtctttgcaaacaataatgcacaaagatttagacttatttccctacaaaattcaaatggttaacaaactgaatgcagcagacttgcagattcgcttggaattttgccagaagatcctgcaaatggtggaagaagaccaaaacatgttaaactgccttttcatgtctgatgaggcccatttcgatttaaacggcaatgtgaacaaacaaaattatcgaatatggagtacttctaacccacagatactccacgagacggaattgcatcctcttcgcgtgacagtgtggtgtgcggtttcttcacgctgtattgtcgggccttatttttttgaagaaaatggtcacaccgttacggttactggagaccgttatttgaaaatgctgaaagaatttctctatccagaactacgccgaaagagaattcctttcaactctgtgtggtttcaacaagatggggcatcgtctcacatagcccagactgttatgacagagttgcgacgaaaatttcccaataaactgatttcaagaaactccgaatttcgttggccccccaggtcgcctgaccttactgcaccttactttttcttgtggggtttatgtatacaagaagtttataaaacaaaaccaacaaatttggatgaactaaaacaatccattcgggcaacaattgcggctattcctgtcgcaactctcaaagcagcaatgaacaactttttactaagatgccgcacttgtgtcaacgagcatggggggtatttaaattcaattatttttaaaactagttaagctacatttaataaaatttaatgaccttcaacttgaaaaaataaataaatgaattccatacactaaaaaaaaagttatttgagtttcttaatgtagcaaaattcatcagccaccctgtattttacagaaaattataatttataactATTTTATAATTCAACAATCAATTTCTACATTTGAGTAATGATTTGCTTACAATAGTGCATTTTGGCACAATCATTCATGAAAAGATTGTAAAACCTCGCAACTTCTTTGCTCTGAAGATTTTCATAAACGAAATCGAGTAAGTTTTCATTCCAAGATTTTGAAATGCAATTAGAAAGTAAATATATGAATCTTAAATCCAAACTTAAACGTAAAATCTGTATGTTTGCTGATTTCCaggttaaaaaaccaaaacattaaacatttaaaaaaaataattcgctCTCTTCCTTCCGCTTCCTGGCGCACACAACATTCACAAAAATATGTTCGtaacaaggcgaatctattaaaggtggtatccaaggcgaattgagtactgaaggtggcgccattaaaaacaGTTACCTTACTCAGACGgcagctcccttcgcaatacaaaacaaacaaatgaatataaagcctccaaatgtagTTTTCTGCGTTTTTATGCAGAAGACgctgcgtataatttcttgtgtttggttgttgttgttgttgtagcagcataaacattccccatacatatatggtggactcttacgacacggcgcATGCGGAAGACGCAATCGTATATTCTATCCCTCTtgggtggtatcggtaaatcagctgatttgtttttttttttttcactgtgtCCATGTgactgtcagcacagaatgaaacTAGGCGAATGCATTCTTTGTTTTccactttgccaatactttgcgcTGACAAGCAAACGTACaaagcattgttgttgtttgttcacctttaatgaatgcgccttggttcGTAGGTTGACTAGCAACGCACcattttgttaaacaaaaaattgtcattTGCGCTCATCCACAgcttcaaaatttcaatcatAAACAACAAACGGACAGACCTCTAACCTTCATGATAGATGGCTTATAAGccaacttaaattaaattaagcaaaattcattaaaactatCGAAATGACAATATAACAAATAATCCAGACACCCACAGACGACACAGAGCTGATGGCCTCTGCAGCCAATGctcaaacataattttagtactggtattcataccagtcactaaataataataataataaaacataataataatctaCTACCAAGTAAACGATGATTATATGGGATGGATTCACAATATTGCAAGCAATGGGTCTACGTGAGCGCAAGGGAGTTTAAGCTGAAATTGTTGAGAAATGCATGTTGACTACAACAGTTGTCTGTGCGACTAAGTGCTGCTGGTGCTGGTGTGGTGATTATCATTTGTGGTATGTAAAAGTAGATTATAGCTTCGGGCGAAATGCGTTTTAGCGTCAAGTGTTTGCTGCTGCGGAAGAGTTTCTGTTGgaactgaataaaaaattattacattttgtttacAGCCTCACTATTGTCCACTTACCCCTTTTCAGTTTTCCATTGACACGCACATATTTTGGCATTATGTAAGCATCATTCatttccattatatttgaatagcttAGCATTTTAGGTATTGGCGAGTCTAGAACATTTGATTTAACACTGTCCCAATCGTCGTCACTATAAAGAAAACGACGTGGACGCATGCGTATGCGTTGACCACGCTTGGAGCCCGATGATAAAACGATAGATGCTGATGAGTTAGCCGATGGTGATGTAATGGTCATAATATCATTCGATTTATGATGATGAGGCGAGTCATTGAATAGCTTTGAGGTTATGTGAGCAGCTTGTGCGTTATCAgcttctttatttttacttccagCAGTaatttgtttgccatttttcCTGTCGGCTGACATTCGGCGCGTTCTATTTGCTATACAACTCAGTTCGAATATATTCTTATTTTCAGACTCACTTTCAGCATCACTTAGTGCAGGAATTTTTGATGACTTGGGTGTATCAAAAGTGCTTCTCCGCTTCTGTGCCAGTTGTGCACTTTGCTTTGCTGCTACTTCATCAGTAATTGTATTTAAACGTTTCCGCCGTTTTGCTATGACAGATAATTgagtataaaataataaatttcattaaattttagtttatttcttaCCGGTTTCTTTACAGCTTGCCTCGCTCCCATTGAGGTATTCAAAACTACGACCAAAAAATGTAGAATATTTAAACGATTCAGTCGAACTAGTAGTTGAGTTGCTGGTTTTGGCTATATAATTTGTGTGATCCGTTGCACTGCTATCGCTGACTATGCCATTATGAGATGCGCGTTTGAGCGAAAAAGATTTGCGAGTGCGCTTCGCTATGCAAGACACATCCGTTATTGTGTTTTGCTCCTCCGCATCAACATCCAATTCGTTAATGGTTTCCATGGCATTAACTTCACTGCAAAAGCGACCTGTACGATCTGCTTTGCAATTACTTTTTAACCCATCGCGCACTTTGCTTTTTTCACTAACGTATACCTCTTGGCTTTGAGATGATTGGCTTGAACTACCAGAATTAATAGTACATGTATTATCGGGTGCGACTTCTGCATGATTAACAAATAGTGGCTGATTTTGTGTGCTTTCCATATTGGGCCAAGAGCGGCGGCGCGTGCGGTTAGCTATGCAATTTATGTGTAAGGAATTGGCTTCGTTACTTTCGAAATGTTTGTGAGTGTCTGAaattacaattaataaaaattatgtgcacATAAATGAAATGTCACCTTTTTCTAATTACCTTTTTTATCCAATTTGTGTCGAACACTTCTGTTATTCCCTTGTCTTTCTTTAACATTCATATCAACTATTCCCTTAACTTCAATATCAGCTTCTTCATCGTACGCACTCGCAGTATTCAGATGATCCAtacttttgctttgttttactTCGCGCAAAAGTGTATAGAAGTAATCCAGCACGCCACGGTCTACATTTGTGTCATTATGATTTTTTTCGTCACCGTCACTTTGCGTACAATTCGTGGTACTTAATATTGTAGATTCTATACTGGGTATTCTTTCCTCATTTATACTCGCCGTCTCGTCATTAGAGTTATGCTCATCGTCGTATTGTAATACCTGAGTGGATTTAAGAGATTGATATGAATTTGTGGAGCTGACATCATCAGTAGTAAATTCCTCGTTCAGTGGAGTTAAGCGCATTGCAGTGGACCTACGACGAGTTCGTTGTCCAATACAAGATACATTTAGAGCGCTAACTCCTTCTCCACTTTGCGTTGTTTTATTGGACCTCATCTGGATGCGTCGTGTGGTTCTTCTACTCGATATAATATttgtatctaaaaaaaaaacaaatgtatacctatatatcatatatataaatatatacatatatatgtgtttatatttatgttacatatatttctttttaacgCTGCATATAtgtaattgatttttgtttttgtaattaccCCCTATATCCGTTTTATGATAACGCGAGTTTGGCGTTTTTTGTTGCTGCACAAAACTGTCTACCAGCCCTTCGTTCTCACTGCAGTCAGCCTCATCACCACTATAGCTCAGTTGCTTATCTTTGCAGCTCGAAAAATCGCTATCACTTTCACTGTCTTGATCGATTATATCTCGTTTATTTGCTGGCATTCTGCGACTGCTTCCCAGTATTACCAGGTCTTCAACATCATCTACAGTTGATTCTTCGGCTGCACTCGTTATTTGTAATGCGGTTCTCTGTTTAATATTGGGTCGTCCGATGTCCTCATCATCAGATTCTTCTTGGTTATTGCAGCTTATTTCTTTATCAGTATCGTCGCAAACATCCACATCGGAGTTTTCATCTTCGGTCCCATCTTTTGTATGCCCATTAACTTCACCTGAATGCTGTTGTTTTGAACGTATACTTTCACTCCCACTATCAGTCTTCAAGACTTGCTTGCAGTTGTCACATTCAAATTTGCTTCTACCTTGTGGTACACAACGCCGGTGTAGCGCAACAGACCCACATGTTGAACAGTAAAGGAATGGGTTTAAGTCATTGCATTGACTGCGGCCGTCCGCATTATTACAAATCTTCGCGCCGCATACACCTGGCCTCTCAAGCAGTTCGGCATACGCATTGGGCACCATCTCCCATTCGGCAtctctaaaaacaaaatataggtttttatataagaaaaaagaatttcaattatTCACTCACTTGTCTTGAACGAAAATACCCCAACTAGACATCCTCTCTCTAAACTTCTGCAAGTCATTGCAGAGGGGGCATTTGAAGAAATACCCAGCacttttagcaaatttttgcaaacaaattttatgaaaccAACCATTCCGACAGCATGGTGCACGAATCATTTTAACAGCCCTAAAGCGTTCGTTTTCATTGAAGATGTTTTCATAGCAAATACAGCATTTATCATCTGGTTTTGGGCGAGCTTGCACTTTCCGTACATGACGGTTACAAAAGGAGCGGAAGGTGTGTAGAAATTGGTTCATAGCGCCACATTCGATGCCACAAATCATATGGAAGCTACGGTGACAACGACTTTCGCAACAACCGATATTGGCTCTCATTTTTCCGCAATAGTAACATTGCTGTACGAAGCAGTCAGGAATTAGAAaacgtaaaatttttattgaaagtatACTCACAATTTTAGAGACGCGAGCTCGCTCTGCTGCAATATCCTTGAGTAGGAATCCAAGAAAGCCCTCACTTTCGCGACCAGCTTGCCTTAAGCCCGAAGACAAATActattttgatataataaaaattaaattatagtcATCTTTCCATATATTATATACGAATGTATTTATATTCTTACCAGACAGTTCGTATGCACaccttttccattttttgtaagaaattctCCGTACTCAATGGTATTGCAACGTTCCGAATCGCACAATTCACACTTCATGTTTACATTTAGCTttagaaattttgttaatattagttaaattgtaaagaaaagtgAGCCAAATGAAGGACTGCTGCCAATTCCAAATTTACGTTTCCCTGCTGAGAAAACCGTATAAATTTTGAGAGATTTGTTCTTAAGCTGCTTCGCTTTTTACCAAATTAACACTTTctatatacaaataataaaaacgtttttaaagttttgctttcAAGGATGTTATGCCCGTTTATGcacagaaaatatatattttgctcCCTCGCAGAAGGCGGTGTGCTACCTACAATCAATTAATTTTGCCGCCGTTTTATAAATAAGAACTGTCAAACATTACAGTCAGCCGCGGTACATACATCTGTGATTCGGAACACAATGGTGCTAATACGAATTTGTTCACATATTATTCTTAGTACTtcgtttaaatttcaaaagttcGAAACGGAACaataaaaatctttaatatttttggaattttattaacaaatttttattattttaaaaccagTACGAGTATATTGCTGTTAAAATTCACTACTCTCAATTTCTAATCGTAATGTACAAGCAGCGTAACAAGAATCAACACTGTTCCAAAACGTAGGCTGACAGCTCGTTATTACACAtgcttatcaaaataaaaacaaacttgaCATAAAATTGCAGTCAGCTGCTGCACAATTTCATATTCTTCGCTTGATAAATTTATGATATACAACTTATTTTATTCTGATTTTCTAGCTTTGTTATCGAATTCCTCCTCGCCAACGCGTTTTAATCCTGAGAAACGTATGATTTTCCCCCTGTCAACGTTCAGTTTTGTTGCAAATTGTTGTGCAGGTGTTAGTTTTGCTTCCTCTTCGCTTTTATGACCATAATATTTCGCCCAATCGTTGCGACCGGTGAACACCATGTAGCAAACGAAACCGAAAGCGTTCCATGCGAGTAGCGCATAACCGACACTTAAGCGTCTCTTCCAGAGCTCTGCACTATCCATTGGTATTGGGTTTGTATGCTTGCGTATCCAACGACGTAACCATTTTATCTCAAAGAGCGCCATTGCATATAAGAATGCAAGAATATTTTTCACTGAATTTAGATAtttcaatcaaataaaattacttaGTATAACGTGCTGGTCAACACACAATAAAAATGTTCGGTATTTCTATTCAGAAATCAGCTGATGCGTAAAACATCATCTTAGGTAATTTATACGGACCAACAAAATAAGCATATATGGGGTGATTCAATATGGGAGGAAATTAACGAAAACGATAATCGTTACGCTGTTACCAAGGTGGGTTTATTAGAAtaactaaatataataattcgAATAAGACGACTCTAATgttgtatatatttaaaaaaaaacaaacatcgtAATTTAATAATGAGACCCTGACGCAACTAAATGTATGTCGTTCATTCATCGTTGTAACGTTATAAAATATCCGCCAaattttgagttatgttaagGTACATGAACGAGGTACTAATTCGCCTCTTTTATGATTTTACATATTCgctaaattgtcaaaatttgttGTCTAGGAAAtttgagcaacaacaaaataaaaacgccaatgttgtttttgctctattCCTGGTACCTTACCGATGTGACTTGGGTAATTTTACTGATTTGATTGTTCATGTCCGCAAAAAGATCCGGAATGTTCCATTAAATGTAAAACCGACTTGACGGTCGCTTTGTTgacataacaaaataaaatattcgtaTAAATTACTGTCTAAATACTGACGAAGTAGCAGGACTTGGCAGGACTTACACTATGAGGTCTGCCAttacttgccgaggggcgatcttTATTGAAACAAAcccctttattattatttttgtgtttcgtGCCGATAGCGGATTTTGAACCCGGCCATTAATGATTGGAAGTCACGTGCAAATGCATCCATTGCCGACTAAAGTTACACACAACTTATTAAATGCCAGCAGCTGAGTTCAAGGCCATACTGGAAAATATAATGCTACCCGATGCTGAGAAAAACTTAGTTGGGTCTCTCTTCAAGCACATCATTTctctaatatatttaaaaaaaatttgggtattACATTGTTAATATGTTGAGGTGGCCAAGTCAATCGCCTAATTTAACTTCGCAAAAAATTctgtgataaaattaaaaaacaaaagtgacAAATCAATCTTTCACCAATAGAAGGCAATTAAgggaatatattcaaaaaatgtggGATGAGACTCTCGCCTAAAAGACATGCCagagtttaaataaaagtatgcgCAGAGAATAGCAAAGGTAGTTCAAAATGATGCAGgatattcattaaaataatacaaaacgtaTAACATAACTCAAATGTATCAAATGTGTCCATTTTTAGGCAACCTAGTTGGGGGCTGTGGAAATAGTTTTTGAtctcagtatttttattttattatctatactataaaggtgaatgtctgtacgttgccCGCGCATCattacgaaacgacaacaccaaatgacgttaaaatttgtatacattcatattttcacccaatgaaggttataggcatgtttttatgatggaactcccttctcACAGCCCcgaggccgcgccaccactctcatgcgtcactaataatcgaatatttgcttaaatttaatctaaaaattcttagtttttcctatttcccactatttatagcacattctagacttcataatccacataagctgttcaactatgacccaattgcaaagtttaaaaacggttttagatagaaaattaataaaaataattttgcttgatatttttctgattggttgttttgattttattcaacgaggcatagcaacagatgccgggtattgtaatattatggttattaataaaaaattattttctatgaaattattgcttgtaattcttttatatacatatcctaaatccctcaaaactacttctacgcgagcggggccgagggttaaagctagtactaaataaaagtacgttcacatatgcattaattaccaataatttCACAAagttaatctacccgttcacatatggcagattacctgcaaaattgacaatcagctgtcaatactattGTGAAAGgtatttcttcatagaaattattttggtggagtatttcggtgtttttgattcgtttgattattattaacgatatgaagaaaagacaaggagaaggaatagctaatttaattgtgcaattggctgctaataataaacagttggaggaaatccgtaaacgacgttgactgagtttgcaaaaaattatggcagcaatacgcaggGGAAATTCTGTATTACATTTTATGATAAGTAATAAGgggacaaaacgtttatggacactcgctcaataattaataatatttaacaaaaattttattagaattatgtttacagatctgttttctttgccggcgtccatttatttagtttttattttgatgtttctctttacattcgtaataataattatcgataacacagggttgtataccagaaagtatggttattatctaggattattttataatctcagattttggtaGAGAAATTtcgtatgggaaatctcgcacGAAAAAGTGGATAATCTacttaagcacgaaaaagtagatcatctacttatatgtgaacgtattataattaagtttatttatttggtttttatatgAGTAGAGAGTAATTTTgcgtttgctttttttatgaattattcaATATAACCTTATTTTGCTATGTTTAATTTGTAGTACCACTGTGTAACTGTTATTTTGAGCAGGTatgtatttctttattaattgcATTCCTGTTAAAGGgcgattataattttttttattctgaatcAAGAATGAATGATTGTTTAGGTAGCAGTATCTATATTTGTGGTTAGCTGTATAACATTTAATTGAAGATCATTATGTTTGAGCCAATTTCTCAATATCCGTTTACCAGCACTATGTATTTCCTATAagcctttcaatttttttgtatatgacTGGTGTGGTAACACTGCTTACTTTGCAATAATTTAGTCGTCATACGTTTTTTGTTTACTGTGGAAATTAAATTCCTTCTCCGGCAGTTCTCTTCTCATACATTTACCAATTTTCGATATTGTAAATCTtggcacaaaaaacaaaaaaaaaaaaaaagaatgaatcAAATTTTAATACCAAATACGAAGTTGAAATTAAACTAGTGCATACTATGTCGACGGAGAACAAttgcaatatacatatatatatgaacaGTAAATAAAAGTTGGataaattagcaataaaagtgCAAAACCACAGCTTATTGCAATCTTTTTAAGTAGCCATACTGCCTTCCACGCAGAGAGTAGTTAGCTAACATAATGGAAACTTAAACTTGATTTGCCATGTGAGTAATAGGAAGTGCTGAATATTTCAGAGGAGAAGTTGGCAgataaaatatagaaaagcaGGATAAGCAGATTAAATCAATTCGCCTTGTAAAATGCTCCCACGGCCGCAAGGAGCGCAACAGCAGCAAACGAAATGCTCCAATTTGGATTTTCGCAAACGCCAAATTgatacattaaaaatattcaacgaTAAGTAAGTCGACGttagtttacatatttttaatgtttatttaaCTTTGCAATTAACATTTTACATTCTATTTATACCTATATACGACAGTGTTGTTGAAGTTGCGGAGCAGGAGGAAT comes from Anastrepha ludens isolate Willacy chromosome 3, idAnaLude1.1, whole genome shotgun sequence and encodes:
- the LOC128858803 gene encoding uncharacterized protein LOC128858803; the protein is MKCELCDSERCNTIEYGEFLTKNGKGVHTNCLYLSSGLRQAGRESEGFLGFLLKDIAAERARVSKIQCYYCGKMRANIGCCESRCHRSFHMICGIECGAMNQFLHTFRSFCNRHVRKVQARPKPDDKCCICYENIFNENERFRAVKMIRAPCCRNGWFHKICLQKFAKSAGYFFKCPLCNDLQKFRERMSSWGIFVQDKDAEWEMVPNAYAELLERPGVCGAKICNNADGRSQCNDLNPFLYCSTCGSVALHRRCVPQGRSKFECDNCKQVLKTDSGSESIRSKQQHSGEVNGHTKDGTEDENSDVDVCDDTDKEISCNNQEESDDEDIGRPNIKQRTALQITSAAEESTVDDVEDLVILGSSRRMPANKRDIIDQDSESDSDFSSCKDKQLSYSGDEADCSENEGLVDSFVQQQKTPNSRYHKTDIGDTNIISSRRTTRRIQMRSNKTTQSGEGVSALNVSCIGQRTRRRSTAMRLTPLNEEFTTDDVSSTNSYQSLKSTQVLQYDDEHNSNDETASINEERIPSIESTILSTTNCTQSDGDEKNHNDTNVDRGVLDYFYTLLREVKQSKSMDHLNTASAYDEEADIEVKGIVDMNVKERQGNNRSVRHKLDKKDTHKHFESNEANSLHINCIANRTRRRSWPNMESTQNQPLFVNHAEVAPDNTCTINSGSSSQSSQSQEVYVSEKSKVRDGLKSNCKADRTGRFCSEVNAMETINELDVDAEEQNTITDVSCIAKRTRKSFSLKRASHNGIVSDSSATDHTNYIAKTSNSTTSSTESFKYSTFFGRSFEYLNGSEASCKETAKRRKRLNTITDEVAAKQSAQLAQKRRSTFDTPKSSKIPALSDAESESENKNIFELSCIANRTRRMSADRKNGKQITAGSKNKEADNAQAAHITSKLFNDSPHHHKSNDIMTITSPSANSSASIVLSSGSKRGQRIRMRPRRFLYSDDDWDSVKSNVLDSPIPKMLSYSNIMEMNDAYIMPKYVRVNGKLKRVPTETLPQQQTLDAKTHFARSYNLLLHTTNDNHHTSTSST
- the LOC128858804 gene encoding uncharacterized protein LOC128858804, producing MALFEIKWLRRWIRKHTNPIPMDSAELWKRRLSVGYALLAWNAFGFVCYMVFTGRNDWAKYYGHKSEEEAKLTPAQQFATKLNVDRGKIIRFSGLKRVGEEEFDNKARKSE